Genomic DNA from Candidatus Koribacter versatilis Ellin345:
ACAACGTGCCCCGCGCTAACATCGAGTTTCTCTCGATCAAGGACGCATGGTTCTCCGGTTCCATGAACTACGTCGGCCGCGCCCGCAATGCCGACGGCTCGCCGAAGTACGAAGCCACCTACGAGATCAACGCTTCGTTGCAAATCAGCTTCCCGGAATTCCAGCAGCTGGTGAGCCACGAGGTCGTTCCCGGCCACGTCACCACGTTTGCATATTTGCAGAACCTATATCATCGCGGCCAAGCCGGCTTCGAAGCCACCGTGCTGACGATGAACACGCGTGCTGCGGCGCTCTTCGAGGGCATCGCCAACAATGCAATCCTGATCGCGCACGGCGTCACCGAAGTCGAGCAGCTTCCTGACGAAGACATGCAAATCGGCGTTCTGCTGGCGCTGCTGCAAGACGATGCCAAGAACCAGTCGTCGTACCTCACGTGGGGCGAGCAGCGGAATCAAACGGAAGTCGCGAACACATTGCGGCGCGAATTCCTGGTCAGCGAAGAGCGCGGCGACAAGCTCAGCGGTGCTTGGGGACAGCATCCCCTGCTGGGGCGCATGTATCTGCCTGCCTATCGAGCGGGAACCGACAAAGTTGCGAAGCTGCGTCGCGAACACTCGCCGGAAAAAGTACTGCCGGCCATCTACGGCTGCCGAGGGTTAGTGGACGTTGAGACCGTCAACGAAGTGCTGGCCCAGGAAAATCAGCAGTAGCGCAGGTTGCAGCGTGGGGCTATAAATACGCATCATCCTCCGGAAGACTGGAGTTGCTTATGCCCGCCAGCGCTGTTGCCCCCGCGGTTGACGTGAAGTCCCTGCTTTTCGACGGAGTCTCCGCGGCCGATCAGGAAGAAATTCTTGCCGACGCCTCCATCCGCAGCTTTGCCCCGCGCGAAATCATCATGCACCAGGGGGTGCGCGCCGAACGCTTCTTCCTGATGCGTAGCGGCTGCGCCCGCTTCTTCCTCGTCACTGAGAGCGGCAAGAAACTGCCGCTGCTTTGGGCGATGCCGGGTGACGTCGTCGGCGGCATGGGCGTGGTGATGCACCAGCGCAACTATCTCCTCAACTGCGAAGCGGTGCGGCCCACGCAAATTTATGTCTGGCGACGCGACGCGATCCGCAAACACCTGCTGCGCGTGCCACGCCTCCTCGACAACGGCATGCACATCGCATCGGCCTACATTGACTGGCTACTCAATGCGTACGCCAGCGTGACCTGTGACAGTGCGCGCGATCGCCTGGCCGATGTGCTGACCGGTTACGCAACGGCGATCGGCGAACCCTGTAAGGACGGCGTTTTGATTGATGCCACGAACGAAGAGTTCGCGCATGCCGCCCACATCACCAAGTACACGACATGCCGATTGCTCGCGGAATGGCAGAAGAGCGGCGTCATTGCAAAACGCCGTGGCAAGACCATCCTTCGCGACCCGGGGCGCCTGCGCAGGAAATCTTCGGGTTAGTTGCCACAGGGCAACGACACCTCCGTGGCCAATGTGAAATCCTCCGCAGCATTCCTGAGATGCGCGAACTGTTTCACGTCTATACGAACTCGTCTGAGCGGCGCTGGCGTGCCGTAGAACTGCGAGTCCGCGCACGTTTCCGCTATACCTCCGTTCCTGCTCCCATGCACTAGAAGTTTCCCTAGTTCTCTCCCGACAGACCCATGACTATGCTCCGACCCAGCTGCGTATAAGCGCCGGGGGTGCGAGAGTTTCGCAATCCTGCATTCCACCCGTCCCACAGGAGAACTCCTTGGATACAAGAAAATCGATTTGGCGATTCATAGGGCCCGCAATTCTCTGTCTGTCCGTAAACGCAATGGCGCAAGTAGCATCGCGCGTCACCGGCGATCTCAATAGTTCAGCGCGCGTACAACTGAAGGGCACGGCATCCCCGCTGGTTGCGCGCAGCACCGACAAAGGGCGCCTTCCCGGCGAACGCAACCTGGGGCGGATGGTGCTTCTGCTCGCGCCTACCACGCAGCAAGACGCAGCCGCAAAAGCATTGGTAAAGGACCTGCACGATTCATCCTCACCTAATTTTCATAAGTGGCTTACTCCCGCGGAATTCGGCAAGCGCTTCGGTGTATCGGAGAACGATGCTGCGGCGGTGCGCACCTGGCTGGAATCGAATGGCCTGACGGTGCACGAAGTGGCCGACGGCCGGCGGTTCATCGTCTTCAGCGGCAGCGTGTCGCAAGTGGAGAAGACGTTCGCAACCGAGATGCATTCCTATTCGCGCAACGGCAAGGAGTTCATCGCAAACGCCAGCGAAATCAAAATCCCCGCTGCGCTCGCGCCGGTTGTAAAGGGTGTGGTGCGTCTGCACAGCGATCCGCCGAAGTCACAGGCCTACATGGGAAAGAAGGTGCATTGGGACCCAACCAGCGGCCAATGGGAAGGCGGCGATGGCAGCCACTACCTGGCGCCGGCGGATTTCGCGAAGATCTACAACCTCGATCCGCTCTACAAGGCTGGGATTGACGGCACCGGCCAGACCATCGCGATCGTCGGCCGCGGCAACATTTTCCTAAGCGACGTGCAGAACTTCCGTACGCTCTTCAACCTTCCGGTGAACGATCCGGAGATCATCGTGAACGGCGACAATCCGGGCGAGACCAGTGGCGACGTTCCTGAGGCCACACTCGATGTGACCTGGTCCGGTGCCGTAGCGCCGAACGCGCACATCAAGTTCGTCGTCTCGCAGAGCAACTTCTCGGATGGCGTGGATGTTTCGGCAGCCTACATCGTCGACCACAACCTGGCGCCGGTCATGAGCACCAGCTTCGGCTTGTGCGAGGCGTATTTCACGCCAGTGCAGAATGCTTTTTATAACGCGCTGTGGCAGCAAGCCGCGGCGCAGGGCATCACGTCTTTCGTGTCAGCGGGTGACAATGGTGGCGCCGGTTGCGATGAACCGGGCGGCGGCACGTATGCGTTCAACGG
This window encodes:
- a CDS encoding Crp/Fnr family transcriptional regulator; protein product: MPASAVAPAVDVKSLLFDGVSAADQEEILADASIRSFAPREIIMHQGVRAERFFLMRSGCARFFLVTESGKKLPLLWAMPGDVVGGMGVVMHQRNYLLNCEAVRPTQIYVWRRDAIRKHLLRVPRLLDNGMHIASAYIDWLLNAYASVTCDSARDRLADVLTGYATAIGEPCKDGVLIDATNEEFAHAAHITKYTTCRLLAEWQKSGVIAKRRGKTILRDPGRLRRKSSG